In Pseudomonadota bacterium, the genomic window AGCTTCCAGAACTTCGGCGAGTGGTCCATCCGCTTCAGGTGCATCAGCTCGTGGATCATCACGTAGTCGCGGACTGAATCTGGCATCTGCACAAGGCGCCAGTTCAGACAGATACGGCCCTTCCGGGAGCACGAGCCCCACCGCCAGCGTTGGTTGCGGACGCTGATCCGAGTGACCGTAAGGCCGTGCAGGGCGGCTAGTTCCAGAAGGCGGGCGGGGAGCTCGCGCTTCGCGCGGTCTCGGAGTTCGCGCTCGACTGCCGACGATATCGTCGTGGGTTTCGGACGCAGGCGCTCCTGCTCACGCCGTTGCTGCTGCTTCTGTATCCAGGCTCGCTCCCGGTCCGCGAATGCCGCAGCCTCGCGCTTCGAGCCCCACCGCGGAATGGTCACCCGGACCGTTCCATCGTCGGCCACACGAATCACATATCTGCGCGCGCGTGGATGGCGAACAAAGACGAAGGCGGGTTCGAATGGCAGCGATGGCTGACGGTCCGGCTCAAGCCGGACACTACGATAGATCAGCGATGGGCACATGCCGGAGGATACGGACGCGCTC contains:
- a CDS encoding M48 family metallopeptidase; this translates as MADDGTVRVTIPRWGSKREAAAFADRERAWIQKQQQRREQERLRPKPTTISSAVERELRDRAKRELPARLLELAALHGLTVTRISVRNQRWRWGSCSRKGRICLNWRLVQMPDSVRDYVMIHELMHLKRMDHSPKFWKLVAGACPDFKSARVWLRAIRNL